One window of Papaver somniferum cultivar HN1 chromosome 9, ASM357369v1, whole genome shotgun sequence genomic DNA carries:
- the LOC113311950 gene encoding endonuclease 4 homolog: MKSIQVTLQELSECSRSHIPTKETKKKVTPSPTASEKDDLEDDESEEEEEEEEEEDKDEKEESELPKGPTTTKPHGRLKKTDVEGNVNGKSGSFFAKGDGRSKEKGKSSDKEGLSCTHCKQTWHVVDKCWIKYPNLKPKGLQKKEAMMATLVAQDPKEVQELTEPNQKLSLMAGGIK, translated from the exons atgaagtctATTCAAGTTACCCTTCAGGAATTGAGTGAATGTAGTCGTTCTCATATACCTACGAAAGAGACGAAGAAAAAGGTTACACCTTCACCTACAGCTTCGGAAAAAGATGATTTGGAAGATGACGagtcggaagaagaagaagaagaagaagaggaagaagataagGATGAAAAGGAGGAAAGTGAGCTTCCTAAAGGTCCTACAacaactaaacctcatg GCAGGCTGAAGAAAACTGATGTTGAGGGAAACGTCAATGGAAAGTCTGGAAGTTTCTTCGCTAAAGGAGATGGAAGGAGCAAAGAGAAAGGAAAGTCAAGTGACAAGGAAGGTTTGTCTTGTACCCATTGCAAACAAACATGGCATGTTGTTGACAAGTGTTGGATAAAGTatcctaatctaaaaccaaaagggttGCAGAAGAAAGAAGCCATGATGGCAACACTAGTCGCACAAGATCCAAAAGAAGTCCAAGAACTAACAGAACCTAATCAAAAGCTCTCTCTAATGGCAGGAGGCATAAAATAA